Proteins from a single region of Parambassis ranga chromosome 16, fParRan2.1, whole genome shotgun sequence:
- the LOC114448824 gene encoding protein ENL-like: MENQCTVQVKLELGHRAQLREKVTSEGFTHDWMVFVQGPETGDIQHFVEKVVFCLHESFPKPKRVCKEPPYKVEESGSAGFLMPIEVYFKNKEQPKKVCFNYDLFLNLEGNPPVNHLRCENLTFNNPTKEFRRKLIKAGGVRLPDTLGS; the protein is encoded by the exons ATGGAGAACCAG TGCACGGTGCAGGTGAAACTGGAGTTGGGCCACAGAGCTCAGCTGAGGGAGAAAGTGACATCAGAAGGCTTTACTCATGACTGGATGGTGTTTGTCCAAGGGCCAGAGACCGGCGACATCCAGCACTTTGTAGAGAAGGTCGTCTTCTGCCTGCATGAGAGCTTCCCCAAACCCAAGAGAG TATGCAAGGAGCCTCCGTATAAAGTAGAAGAGTCGGGCTCTGCTGGCTTCCTCATGCCGATTGAAGTTTACTTCAAGAACAAG gagCAGCCAAAAAAGGTGTGTTTCAACTATGACCTGTTTCTTAATTTGGAGGGCAACCCACCAGTCAACCACCTGCGCTGTGAGAATCTTACCTTCAACAACCCCACCAAAGAATTCAGgagaaaactgatcaaagcTGGAGGGGTGAGGCTGCCTGACACCCTTGGCTCATAG